ctaaataaataataaataccctcgaataaaaataaaaaaaagccttcacaTGCAGTTCTTATTTAAACTTACAAAAGCTCCCCAGAAGTCATTGCACTGATCTCTCCCTTAAAgtcactcttcttcttctaccccTGCTGAGGTTATAGCTGTACGAATCATGAACCTTGTTATCTGGACACATTCAGCTGAGTGACTGAAACAGATGACACCAAGGGAAATAGGAATGTGAAGAATGGCAAATAATTTGTCTGAAAAAGTACAGCTGTTGTAAACAACATAGCTATTTTAAGACCTTTCTTTGGTATAAGAAGGTATGAATTGCCCTTTACCTtttagaggtttttttttttgtaaatacattacaaaagtgACTTAAGCTCAAGAGAAGTGTAAAAGCAGGAGTCAAAACAtcttcaaataactgttttatgGACTTCGTATTTTGTCTGCCTGTGTTTACCACCTATAGCACCTCGTATCATCACCTCATTGGAGACAATGGATGTGCTGTTGGACCATAATGCCACCCTGATCTGTGAGGTGGAGTCCCGCCCTCCCGCTGAAGTCACTTGGACTAAGAATAACCACCCAATAATGTAAGCATAAAATGtcaatttgtttaaaaaaataatatatatatagcgatatatttagtgtaaaaaaaagtattacaatcagacaaataaaattaataaacacTTTTTCCTCTTGTATATTGGTAATGCTCTGCTCATTGGAGgattaatgttaaaataaaataacaatgtcAGCAACGTTATTCTTATCAACAAGGTTAATGGGTAAATAATTGCTTAATAGTTGTATATACCATTAGTGTATAATTATGAGGCTACAATTCAATGACATAATTGAAAAAGCCTCACAATTCTAATAATTAATTAAGGCAATATAAACATTTCTAGCTGCATCCTGGCATTTCttgctatttattttctcctgacTGACTTTTTTGCTTCCTACCAGGTACTATGATCCCCGGTACATAACCAGAGAGCAGGGGCAAATGCTAATCATCCCTCGTGTAAGAGAGTCAGACAATGGAGAGTACTGCTGCATCGCTAGCAACGGCATTGGAGAACCAGCCAAGAGCTGCGGCGCTTTGCAACTGAAGATGAGTATGTCATTCTATACTGGTGCCAGTCTAGAGTTGGAGGCACAGTTACAGTAATTTCTGGACTATTGTCTGGACTTATATTGGTCTGATGTGAAGAGGCTAAATGTATTGGTGGCATTTTAGCCTGTAAAAATGCATAAATTGGCCGCATCGTTGTAAAAGCCGTAGGGTTCGATGCGTGGGGGGAAAATTAGCGGCTTATAGtcaggaaattacattaatttaaaatcacTGCCAGCATCTTGATACAATGGATGAACATGTCAAATCTGTCTCTCAATCAGAGCCGCAGATCAAACGCCATCCTACCAATCTAACACTTCTGTTAGAATCCAAAGCAGTGCTGCCCTGTGTTACCCTCGGCAACCCCAAACCAGCAGTCACCTGGCTCAAGGACGATGATCTCATCAAGGTATGACCATTTACTTGTATTTCTACGTATATAATATGAAGTGATTGGAAGGATTGGAAGGGTTTTTCTGATCTCGTCTCCTCCAGGTCAGCGATCGTGTCACCATTCTTGACTATGGTGCATTAAAGATACATAACCTACAGAAAGAGGATGCGGGCCAATATCGCTGTGTGGCCAAAAATAGCTTTGGTTTGGCCTTTTCAAAGCTTGTGACAATAGAGGTACAGGGTACGTATCGAAAtgcctccttttatttttttgcatgtatacatgcatgtcttttttttttttttttttagcattctgCCCACAAAAGCAATTGTCGAGTATCAGTATGGAAGTTTTTTTTGTctactgtgtgtttctgtgtgttcagCTCCAGCACGAATCCTACAGGTTCCGAAGGAGAAGAGAGTAGCATATGGCAGCCAGATTTCCCTCGAGTGCCGCGCCACAGGAAATCCAATCCCAGCAATCACCTGGCTGGAAAATGGGAATACTGTGAGTGCTCAGGTTCCATGTGAAAGCAAATCTTTGACCAGCATGGGTTTGCTGGTATTCTTCCgaatcatgtaaaaaaaaaaaaacccacataatTACTTCAGTTCTGtgcgtccattcatccatctctgTTTTTCCTGCCTgtcttaaatgctttttttttgctctttgggAATATTCTTGTCTCCTCTACGACGGTTCCTCTCAGATGCCACGCAACGCAGCCGGTATCAGAGAAAATGTATCACGTATAGCTGACATTTTGACACGTTGTCAGCTGGAGAGCCCGACTTAATTGGAAAGCTGTGAAAATAACAGAACAGATTATCAGGAAGGCTAACATGCATTACAGAAATACTCATATGAGGTCTTATTTATCCATCCGCACATACTGTGGCAGAGATCTGAGATTAAGAACTATACCCCTAAAGAAGACCAAAACAAGTCTTTccttgtaaaatattaatttcagAATATGTCCTTGCATGATGACActcttcttgcccccccccccagattgcTGGTGCGTCGGTTGACGAAACTTTGTTGGGAGAGGTTATCCTGTCCGTTCTTAAGGTGACGGTGAATAAACCAGCCCTCTACACGTGCCTTGCCTCCAACAGACACAGCGCCGGAGCCAACACCGTCAAGGCAACCGCTAAAGTCACCGTCACAGGTCATTTTTGACACTAACATGTCACACATGTCACACATATAGACATGAGAAGTCACCGCTTCTGTGTGTTATGGGAGATTGCCAGCACTTAAGTTATGTTTACTCCCAGATATAGTAGTTGTGCTTTGTTTAGGTTCAGCTGTGTGTTTCCATCCCCCATCCTTCCATTTAGGCTGATGCCCCAGACACAATCCCCCATGCTCCCAATGATTACTGTCACCtaaaacgacacacacacacacacacacctcctccctGACCACACACAATGTCCCTCCACCTGGCCACCCCCCAGTCTGCTTGCAGCCAGCAATGAACTGGTGACAGAGGCGTCATGGTTGGTTTTATCTCCTCACTGAGACCTTTTGtcctttttccttctttcatctcTCTGGATCGCTTCTTCTGTCTCttgttgctgtttgtgtttcttcaaCCATCGTCTTCTGGATATTGCCACTTCCCCATAGAGTGGAGGTAAGGAAAAAACGACCGGGGACGGGGAAACTACTTGACTTCTAAGAGCGGGGAAGGGAGAGTGGCAGAATGTgataaaggaagagaaagacaaaaaaaaaatgaaattgagaAAGAGGATTGCAGgatgcaaatgaaaacatcagGTTTAATGGATTCATCTTACATGGAAACGGAATGTACAACATGCTTATGGGAGGTAGATGCACAAAGCCCAAGATGCAAAGTAAAGAGAAGGCAGAGGTGGTGGGATCAGGCAGGGCGATGTTATCTCACATGAACCCTCTACAACCTCTTTCATTAACAATATCTGAATGATTTTTAAGACAATAATTTAATATGATAGAAGTAGACGATAATTtaacacacacctccacacaagTTAATTAATTGTCAACCACAGCTTTAATGTTGCTGACTTGGCCAACAATCGTTTCTCAGTTTCTGTTGCCTTTGTAAATTACAGTCAATTCCAATTCCAAACATCACAATTACAGACGAAAGACAATGCCGCAACTTTCTTCAGCACATATAGCTCATAAGCCAATGGAAATAAACTCAATAGCTGGTCAAGTGCAGTTGATGTCACCTGTCATTTTTGTCAGGTCACCCTTTGAAAGTCTGCAAAATGTCGAGTCACTCCAGCCTAAAATACTTAAAAAGTACAGTCTGCATTTCTCtgacgcacatacacacatagtTTGTAGCTATTACAGCAAATTGAGGTGCGCCATCTTGCTCGAGGGTACTTTGACGTGTAGCGCACAGGGGACGGGGATCAAACCACCAACCATGCAGCCACCTCATGCTATTAGTTAGGTTAGGAAAAGCTGAGCCAGATGGGACACACCCAATTGCTCTCATGTGGCAGGATGGGTGATAAACAGACACGTGGTTCCAGGTCCAAAGTCCCCATTTGCCCCCTGTGTAATTATTCCTGATGTAACTATGGCTCCAGATTCACAGTTCACTATATATGCTGCTGACAATGGATGCAGTAATGCAATGGCGCTTCATGAAACTACTGGCCCCAAAACCTGTTTAAAGCCATGTTTGGAAATATTATAGCAAAAGTGTTCCTTTCCTGATACGCGCACTATTTGAATTGCATCAAGCAATAAAATCAGGTTCTCTGTGGCGTCTTCTTCCTGCAGGCTCTACAAGAGCGCAACGGGCTACTGCAGTGCGTATCGTGGCGACGTGTGCCGAACTGTGCTGCAGGACGATTTGCTGGTTTTCTTCAACTCCTCCCGCTCTGACCCCGAGGAAATGCAGGAGTACCTGGTTCAGAGCAGGTGGACGGAGTTGGAAGGACTGAGTCTGCTGTGTAGCCCTGCAGTTCGCTCCCTCCTCTGCCACTCCTCCTTTCCCGACTGCAACCCATCAGGACTCGGACCAGCAGCCAAACCTGTTTGCAGGTAGCTGACATATCCTTTAGATCTTTGGTTCACTTGTTggctttgaaaaaaaataatgaatgcatATGATAAGGATTGTTTCCATCTCTTAttttctgtccaatcagagagcaCTGCCTGGCTGTGAAGGAGCTGTACTGCCATAAGGAGTGGCTGTTGCTAGAGGGCAGCAGTTCTGTCCAGCCTGGTCTTTTCAGCGCCGTCACTGGGTCCCACACTCCCACTTCACTGCTGCCCAACTGTCAGACCTTACCGAGCCTTCGCACAGACCCTGATGCTTGTACTCATGTCCCATTTGTGGGTAAGATAGCTCTAATCTTGGAGCGCCAGCGTGCTGTAGCAACAACAAACGGAAGTATCCTGTTTATAGAAAATGCTGAGACAGACATTCGCACATTCTGTGCTGCAGAAAGAAATGGAGCATAAAAGCAGAGAGGAAACGGAGCATTATGTTGGCCGGGTGCTTGTTCACTGAGGTGCCAAATCAGACGGATAGTGATGAGGTCATTAGGAGGGCTGAGACAAACGATACAGCCATCAGTACACAACTTGTTTGTAATATAATATTTAGTGGACTGAAACGACCTGCAGGCTTCATCCATTTCCCTCTCACACTGTAATGCATTCATCTCTTCTTTTCTACATTTCAGACATCAAGACAGATCAAATTACTAGTAAGTCAACAGCATTGACATGGAACAAAAATATATCCGCGTTAAGTATCAGAACATAATTTGAACAATTAGGTAAATTAATAAATACGATTCATAGCctattttaaatgttctttgcCATCAACAGCATCGTGTTACAAAGACAGAGGCCGTTTCTACCAAGGAAGCGCGAACGCAACCAGATCTGGGACGCCGTGTCAGTCCTGGAGCCAGCAGGTATTGTTGTGCCTTGAGTGGagaacacacatttaaatacagataaaatacGCAGTGTTGATTAAAGCATGCAGAAACAGAGTGAGGTGGacattttaaattacaaaaaaaaaaaaaaaaatggtcaaaaGACATTAATATGAACTTCCAACTGAAACCGCAAAATCAAGATTAAAGACGTTACAATAAAACACAGCTGTGGAAGAGTGTTGATAACATTTCAGGGCTTTGGCCTCAGCAAGGCCATCGATGCAGCTCATCGAGATATTTAAGGTTCCACGCGTGCTCTGCAGATTTAAACCCGTAACACAGTAAAGTTTCGCTGATATTTTGTGAGTggatgttgttttatttcacacGTTGCTGACCTCCGACCAAAAAAGGACAGGAAAGTGCTTACAGCTCGGTTCAGAGCGCCGGACGCGCtcccacacaaacatgcacattcCCTGTTCCAAAAGCCTCCGTGTTTTTATGGCTTGGCTCGGGGAGAGGGTCTGTTAGGGTGATCTGTTGCTGCTCTCCTGTGCAGCGTCAGTTGgtgtgcagatgtgtgtgtgtgtgtgtggttttcttTTTGGCGTCTGCCAGgtcagcagagagggagggcCGTGTCGTGTCACATCCTGCCCCTGGAAGCAATTAGTTTTCACACGCACATGCTGCACAAactaatatttatatatactagTGTCACTGAGAGAATAAGTCATTCACACATATTTTCATTCctatttcatttctattttcaaataaataataaatacaaaatctaTGGATTTCAGCTGAATCGTGCTTTTCTCTTGCTGACGGGATGTAAAGTGTGGCTTTCGTCCACTATCTGGTCCATTGGAGTCACAGGAAGGCAAACTGTTTCCAGTATTTAGAACAGACACAATCGTTTGTAGAAACTCCACAATAcatgatttttgtattttaatgcaTCGCACATGTATAGGAAATGAGTACAAAATGCTAATGTTCCACATGCACATACTCAAAACGTGTGTAGATATATGGAGCCGAATGGTCAGTGGTATTtgggtttttggttttttgaaGGCTGCTCTGACAActtacatttttgtttgatcGGTCAGGACAGCAGCTGCTTCTTGTCATTATAAAGTCCGTGAAATGTGATAAATTACTCAATGTCAGATGTTGATTTATACACTGCTTTTGACAAAATATGCCACCAGAGTCCCTGTTAGGATCCTAGTTATCATCGGTTTACTATTAACCACACTGGTGTAGTAGCATATGGGTCACGTGAGCTGACAGGTGGTTTCGCTTAACAGAGCAGTTTCCGGGTGGTGGACTGTTGTGGCAGCACCGACAAACAACGCGTTTGTGTACAACAACAGGAAATGCTCAAAGGATCTTGTCATTGAGAtatcacaacattttttttcaatgaatCCTCTCAAGTGTACAAattcctgctgctctattcaGCTCGTAGTCTCACGTCTCTCTGGATGTGACTACACGATTGCAGTTTTGATTTCTGAAGCTCACCCGACGGATACCAGATGTTCCGTGTTTATGTTGGCACTCTAAGCCACAGAAAAACGAACGCGATGAAATTTCTCCAGCAGCTCTTGAAAGCAAGGAAGATATAGTGCGGTCTTTATTGATCCCTTAAGACAAGCGTGTTTCCCCTGTCGCTCTCCAGATCACAGGGTCGGATCAAAGCACGACTCAATgctttaataaaacaacaacaactagaaagacagtcagagattgcagaccctcgcctccaatagactattcgatcttgtgagacagtaaacagggcttccggatcagaggggccaaacctgctctagcttgctgctccggaacgtactacaagactccttctggactctttttcccatcatgccattcgtgtccctccctcttaaagtggcagtttgcagcacaggcacgattccagatgtaaaaataattctagaatctggatccagatctggatcattCCATTATCGGGgtggaccgagccacggacagaaccttgcttgtgtaaaaatttcaagttgattgggttactagttttggagttatgcgctcggacagacaaacaaacagacaaacaatcagacaaacaaacgcacccaattgcaataccctcgcctcctcttcgcgAGGGTAACAACCTCTGGACACATGTAGGACACTCACTGCTCCGGAAATCAGAAAGGCAAAATGGCAACCATCTGAGGGAAAGTTCCTAAAATGCTTGTTTAGAgcactccacctcctccgtTCCTTTGAAACTGGGCCTGTTTGTGACTATTGTTGCATCTCACTGTGACTTTCTCTCCTGTACCATGCTGTCGTGCACCTGCAGGTTCCCCACCAGCACAGGCTATCTGTGGATGCGATCCCAGAGTTAAAGAACTCTCTCAACTACTGCAGGAACCCCGGGGGAGTCAACGACAGGCCCTGGTGCTACACCTCCAATCCCAGTTTACGCTGGGAGTACTGCACTGTGCCACAATGCGGGGAGCAGCGAATGCTCTCAGGTACTTCCTAATTCTAGTCTCAATGAGTTCAGGGAGCATCATGGAGGTCACTGGATGTGTATTACCTTCATTGCTACAGAAGAGACAAAAATAAGGCTGGTTCATGTAATATTACTGTGATGTCAGTCTTCACAGCAGCGTTGGTTCAGACTGCAAACTGGGCTGTTAGCCATGCTGCAGTAAAGCCATGAAAACCAGAGCGCTCCCACAGGTTTGAGGTTTGCTAACAGTCATCTGAGCAGGAGGCCAATCTGCAGCTCAAAGTTGGTTTTAGCGTGCAGAGGCTCCTTGCATCATGACATCTAACATAATCTATACCCAAATCGATTGATCGGCTctcatttttttatgcatttgtgaTAGTATATTGGATGTTGTTGCAGCAACATTATAAAGTGCAGAATACAATGTGAAAATGATCTTGTAAATGTTTTGGTGCAGCTACAGAGTTATGGAGTTGGATTTATATCTGTGAAACACTTTTATTGTGACGCCTCTCAATTTGTTCATCAATGTAGAAATAGTTTTAACACAGTTTTAGATGTAGATTTCTTTAATTACCTGTTCTTTGGAAGGCATATCAATgataatgatataataaatatgattaatatttttgctattttattaaattactaattataaatatatattttttatttgacccGTGACACCTGTTGGACTCTATAATATTATGAGGATAAAGCAGACCGGAAAATGACtaatacaaataattaattaaatatatgtATGGTTTAATGAAACCTTTCCACACATCCTGTCTTATTCACAAGAACataatatcattttttatttgccaGAACCTTCCATTCACCCTTAAGTACTGCCTAAACTGATGTAGTTGTCAAAGGCCAAGGTCACCCTGGCCTCTAAAGACATGTTGTTAGCCACCATTCAAGAATTTGAGCACAAATTATCTCAACATTCCACACTGATCTCTCACAGGATGTAATGATCTGGTCATTATTCAAGGGATGGAAACATTTGCTGAAGTGTGACACTAATCTTTGGTGCCCACTTTGGAAATGTTGTAAATGCAACATCACGCCTTGATATGAACTCTCTCTAGAGATGAAGCCAGAGACACCAGGTCCTCGTCAGACCGCCCGTCTCCCTCCCACAACCACGGCATCATCTCCGGCTTACTCCATGTCtgtcatcgtcatcctcctcacCACACTCGCAGCTCTAGTCTTCCTCACTATTGCCGTGCTTGCCTGCTGCAGACGTAGGAGGCAGTGGAGAAACCGGAAGAGGTGACAGCAATGCAGTTGAGATGCCCAATTCCTCATCTGTGTGTCTACCTTTTTGCTTAAATCCCCCTGCCTTTCTCCCCACAGGGCGATGGACACCTCAGCGCTGAGTGCTCTTCCATCGGAGCTCCTGCTGGATCGCCTCCACCCTAACCCCATGTACCAGCGGGTTCCACTGCTGCTGAACGCCAAGCTCCTGGCCCTTGAGTATCCTCGCAATAATATCCAATACGTTAGAGATATCGGAGAAGGAGCCTTTGGACGAGTTTTCCAAGCCAGgtgagagaagaaaaacaagagaaaaagagagaatatatatatatatactgtatatatttttacacagtCAAAGGTGGCATTAAAATAGTTTTAAACCCAACAGAGGGCCTAAACTTCATCAGACAGTGCAGATATTTACTGTCCGACATGAAACAGATTATACCTTTCGTTTTActataaatagtaaataaagtTACAATCCATGAAACGTTCAGCACCGCTGCATTATGGGAGCCGACGGCAGTCTAACAGTCGCTATGCTGAATGATAATGAGAGGTGTCCTTTTTGATACCTGCTAATGCCTTCACGGAACATCAAACGGTGACATATAGAGACACCCTGGAGaagataacacacacaaacacaggcaatcgcacacacacacacacacacacacacacaccttcacagaGTGTTGTGTAATAACaggcagtgaggaagaagagacaaaggaAGATAATGAATATCATACTTGGACACTATTGTAGTGAAGAACATGGATGAGCGACTGGCGTATATTATATGAGAAAAAGACAGCAAGAGATGGAGACAATAGTGAAACTTTGGAAGTCGGACAAATTCAGGCATCAGAATATTTCAAGGAAGTTCGCAGCAAAAGCATGTTACGatcacgaggaagaggagatcacacacacacactcatgcacagtgtgtgagtgtgctttGAAGGTGTAATCCTAGCAACTCAAGATCAAAGCCATAAAGGCAGCTGTGACATTCCTTTCATGTACGCTATAAATTCCGCCCCAGTATGAGGTCCAGACGTTTGCTGAGAGTGGAAGCTTCTGACAGAGATGATGACTGAACGCAGTTCCCAAATGTCCCCTCTGATGGACAGGGTCAACGTTGAGATTAaggaggagatgctgctgttCTTCCTCGGGTTGAGACATAGGAAGACGATGCAAGCCACTGAGAAACTTCTTCGACGTGAGCTGCGCGACGACTCCGTGATTCTCTCCCAGAGTAAACTTGTGGGGCGCTACAGCATCCAACTGGACAAGAATCTGCTGGCGGGTTTCCTTGACAAGCTTCAGGCAAAAAAAGATTGCCACCCATGGAGCACAGAGAAGGAGCTCCAGAAAAAAGAGATTCGGCACCTCAAAGCCGAGCTGGCTGAAGCTAAACAGGCCAGCCAAACAGATCAAGTCCGGTTTCTGGAGGATCAGGTCACAGCCCTCTGTGAGATGCAGCAGAATGCTCCATCGTCCGACTGCGATGACCTCAGGAAACAGCTGGCGGAGGTGCATTCATataaggagctgctggagcagcagctgcatcacGACAGGGCAGCCCTTCACTATCTGCACACCGCTTCCTGGATGGGGGACAATGAGTGGGTTGCAGTTCTGGAAAGAATGAAGGCCGAACATCAAGCCCAACGTCAGGCATCCAGCGCAGAGATTGATGCGTTAAAAGCTGATCTG
This region of Brachionichthys hirsutus isolate HB-005 unplaced genomic scaffold, CSIRO-AGI_Bhir_v1 contig_647, whole genome shotgun sequence genomic DNA includes:
- the musk gene encoding muscle, skeletal receptor tyrosine-protein kinase, producing the protein MKTETISVFLLFVVTSSYGLQKAPRIITSLETMDVLLDHNATLICEVESRPPAEVTWTKNNHPIMYYDPRYITREQGQMLIIPRVRESDNGEYCCIASNGIGEPAKSCGALQLKMKPQIKRHPTNLTLLLESKAVLPCVTLGNPKPAVTWLKDDDLIKVSDRVTILDYGALKIHNLQKEDAGQYRCVAKNSFGLAFSKLVTIEVQAPARILQVPKEKRVAYGSQISLECRATGNPIPAITWLENGNTIAGASVDETLLGEVILSVLKVTVNKPALYTCLASNRHSAGANTVKATAKVTVTEWRFSVASSSCRLYKSATGYCSAYRGDVCRTVLQDDLLVFFNSSRSDPEEMQEYLVQSRWTELEGLSLLCSPAVRSLLCHSSFPDCNPSGLGPAAKPVCREHCLAVKELYCHKEWLLLEGSSSVQPGLFSAVTGSHTPTSLLPNCQTLPSLRTDPDACTHVPFVDIKTDQITTSCYKDRGRFYQGSANATRSGTPCQSWSQQVPHQHRLSVDAIPELKNSLNYCRNPGGVNDRPWCYTSNPSLRWEYCTVPQCGEQRMLSEMKPETPGPRQTARLPPTTTASSPAYSMSVIVILLTTLAALVFLTIAVLACCRRRRQWRNRKRAMDTSALSALPSELLLDRLHPNPMYQRVPLLLNAKLLALEYPRNNIQYVRDIGEGAFGRVFQARAPSLQPLEPFTMVAVKMLKEEASADMQNDFQREAALMAQFDHPNIVRLLGVCAVGKPMCLMFEYMAHGDLNEFLRRRSPSQSVRSLSHASLSGPSFSSELEAGLLSCAEQLSVSKQIAAGMAYLSERKFVHRDLATRNCLVGEEMVVKIADFGLSRNIYSADYYKANENDAIPIRWMPPESIFYNRYTTESDVWAYGVVLWEIFSHGMQPYYGMGHEEVIYYVRDGHILSCPENCPLELYNLMRLCWSTQPPDRPSFCSIHRILERMHQNTLSVNADTEADR